The Nocardia arthritidis genome has a window encoding:
- a CDS encoding type I polyketide synthase, translating into MNEEKTLQYLKRLTAELRDTRQRLRAAEESGREPLAVVGMACRYPGGVSTPEQLWQLVSTGRDAIGEFPDDRGWDIAGLRGARPGEAGSSDTLRGGFLYDAAEFDAEFFGISPREALAMDPQQRLLLETAWEAVENARIVPDSLRGSRTGVFVGVMYHDYASRLARIPDVVEGFLGTGNSGSIASGRLAYTLGLVGPAVTIDTACSSSLVALHLAGQALRRSECSLALVGGVTVMASPAPFIDFSRQQGLASDGRCKSFSRNADGTGWAEGAGMLVVERLSDAVRNRHPILAIVRGTAVNQDGRSNGLTAPNGPSQQRVIRDALLDAGLRAEQVDAVEAHGTGTRLGDPIEAQALLATYGQNRDQALRLGSIKSNIGHTQAAAGIAGVIKMVLAMRQATLPRTLHVDEPTPEVDWGAGAVELLTEPVAWPERDGTRRAGVSSFGFSGTNAHIILEQAPKPEEAADSGNPPPIVPWLLSARTPEALRANAARLADGVDDAAILDIGYSLATTRASFEERVVLLGRDGDEYRRALLAFAAGDQPPTAITGRTAKGGVAMVFSGQGTQRPGMGRELYDAYPVYAAAFDAACAELDPHLPNPLREVIFGADAELLDRTRYAQPALFALHVALFRLWEHWGVTPEVLAGHSIGEIAAAHVAGVLTLRDAATLVAHRGALMQSLPEGGAMVAVDCAEDDILPRLNGYADRVGIAAVNGPNSLVLSGESSALAEIVDRLDGHRSKWLRVSHAFHSPLMDPILDRFRTVVAGLDFRPPTVPIISTVTGTPVDHRTLADPEHWVRHARDTVRFADAVAAIASRKPAAHLEIGPGSALTPHLPTGAVASLRAGHPEPRAIATALAQLVVRGPNPNWDNYFADSGAHQVALPTYAFQHSRYWLESAAAADDSAHPLLDTVIALADGDRVLLTGTLSPAANPWLADHTVHGEILLPGAAFVEFALYAGQHVNHPRLAELTLGAPLVLPGDAAVQLQILVGAPDSGRAVTVFARAAADEPWTEYARGRLTAEVAPPVGGLTAWPPAGATPLNTDALYGDRPELRYGPAFQGVRRAWRCDGEVFAEIELDEAQHPDADRFAVHPALLDAALHPIGLAGFLDDADTPVVPFSWSGLALHAVNARRLRVRITPAGRDAVSLLLADDTGRPVLDVARLVLRPLPRPSATGRLNRSLFRTSWVALPPAEATAEPDLTFLPFEPTEDAEAAAAHALSILQDWLRGPAARLALVTTGSRLLDDDRPTEAPAALANAAVWGLARSAQSEHPERFVLVDVDDLDSPWQEPVTAAVAAGENQIAVRHGEVFAPRLVRAAPDTTAGPDWTTGTVLITGATGALGGLVARHLVREHGVRDLLLLARRPIPTELRSELTAAGAQVASAICDLTDREELAAVLHGRDLAAVVHCAGVVDDAVLTNQTPEHLRRTFAPKATAASLLRELTRDHDTPLFLFSSAAATLGSPGQANYAAANAYLDTLAHHHPNTTSIAWGLWHTGMANSAAARRGMRPLTEAEGLRLFDAALTVDARVVVPMHLDPHAVAAAMGSVPPLLRALVPAAPRRAVAGVADSLAERLRRMSPADRDGALLTLVRERAAAVLGHADPTAIAPERAFHDLGFDSLTAVEFRNGVNAATGLELPATLVFDHPNAAALVTYLRGELSGTATIDAAPAISVASQDDPIVIVGMGCRYPGGIGNPDDMWRLLVSGRDAITAFPTDRGWDAARIYGPDTPGGSITHEGGFLYEAAEFDATLFGISPREALATDPQQRLLLETAWETFEYAGIDPKSVRGSKTGVFTGVMYNDYAARFDRAPEEVAGYLGNGSAGSIASGRISYTYGLEGPAVTIDTACSSSLVAVHLAAQALRNGECTMALAGGVTVMATPTTFTEFSRQGGLSPDGRCKAFSADADGTGWGEGVGLLLLERLSDARRNGHPVLAVVRGSAVNQDGASNGLTAPNGPAQQRVIRQALANAGLRASEVDAVEAHGTGTRLGDPIEAQALLATYGQNRDEPLWLGSIKSNIGHTQAAAGAAGIIKMIMAMRHGELPRTLHIDQPTTQVDWNTGKVELLAQNQSWPDHNRPRRAAISSFGISGTNAHIILEQAPTEPVAPRPDDAPATPWLLSAHSPTALRAQAARLADALDDKALVDVAYSLAVGRAGLDERAVVITGDPTRRTQALLALARGGAHPDVIVGRASRGGIAMVFSGQGTQRPGMGRELYNTYPAYSEAFDAACAALDPHLPKPLQEIVFGENTELLDQTLYAQPALFATQTALYRLWESWGITPAIVTGHSIGEITAAHITGVLTLTDAATLIATRGRLMQSLPEGGAMVAVEVSEHEIRPALEGFEDTVGIAAVNGPNSLVLSGDRDALTGIVERLDGHRSKWLRVSHAFHSPLMDPVLDEFREVVASLSFAPPVLPMVSTVTGDRVDDTTLADPDHWIRHARNTVRFADAIAHITADTYLEIGPTSALAHHLPAGAVAGLRADRPEVHILTTALAHLVVGGANPNWHNYFAGSGARITSLPTYPFQRQRYWLDHRASGPADLAAAGVDGSGHALLTALIADPESDALMCCGRIGLDTHPWLADHGVGDRIVLPGAAQVDLVLHAGLECGVGELDDLVMEAPLVLAADAALDIRVTVEPPDSAGRRTARVHSRESGTDDTWTRHATAVLTEPGTPPTTEAAQPWPPRDAQAVDLDAIYDRLADNGLHYGPAFRGLRAAWRTADEVFAEVALPEGIDVTGHVIHPALLDSALHAIGLGDFVAAADSGPSLPFAWRGVRITSSGATALRARLRSAGNDAVALDLSDTDGRDIGGVTTLALRRSTIERGDTPRALLGVRWQELPAKQVAPPSWWAVLEGSWLTSTLRDSGARVESYPDLVELASAATTSGATPDAVFLAPIEPDGDLPTATTQLAAHVLALLQSWLADSRFSASRLVVVTRDATTNPPMAALTGLLRAAQAEHPGRITTIDIASGANRPDWRPLAAALASGEPETVIRDGGVHAPRLTRLTGSAAPGVDLSGGTVLVTGASGALGHLLTRHLVTAHGVRDLLLVSRRGEMAALRAELTAAGAHVEVVACDVAERDQVATLLANRPVHAVVHAAGVLEDGVVGSLTAEQLARVLRPKVDAAWHLHELSRDTTAFVLFSSVAGILGSAGQAAYAAGNAFLDALAAHRAANGLPAVSLAWGPWDIEDGMAAERRRLVRGGLVPMRTEEGLALFDAALHRPEALLVPVHADIAALRAAAAREPLPPIWRGLVPSPRADVRALPQPDPSARLAELSTAERESALPELVRREVAFVLGHASPDELDAGRAFTELGFDSLTAVDLRNRLEAATGLRLPASLVFDYPTPPALIRYLSDELARTAPSPAVDDPLGALFRVACVEDRIDAGMELARVAARLRPVFHDPDELDRWPHPVPLARGPRLPRLICFPAVVAMSGAHQYARFAATLRERRDTVVLPEPGFGAGERLPGSVAALAEAQARAVLEHAAGEPYALLGYSSGGWIAHEVAARLARTDAPPSAVVLVDTYLPMEMNPRLSRAFTHGLFARRSDLVSMDHVSLTAMGGYFEVFGTWEPQRIDVPTLFLRAADALPDTDGTPLADADWGPSWKLCDADLAVAGDHFTIVGEHAEDAARAVDSWLTALPVTTEQERKK; encoded by the coding sequence GTGAACGAGGAAAAGACCCTTCAGTACCTCAAGCGCCTCACGGCCGAGCTGCGCGACACCCGCCAGCGGCTGCGCGCTGCGGAGGAGAGCGGCCGGGAACCACTCGCCGTGGTCGGCATGGCGTGCCGGTATCCGGGCGGGGTGAGCACGCCCGAACAGCTCTGGCAGCTGGTGTCCACCGGCCGGGACGCGATCGGCGAATTCCCCGACGACCGCGGCTGGGATATCGCCGGACTGCGGGGCGCGCGGCCCGGCGAAGCGGGCAGCAGCGACACCCTGCGGGGCGGATTCCTTTACGACGCGGCGGAATTCGACGCGGAGTTCTTCGGCATCTCGCCGCGCGAGGCGTTGGCGATGGACCCGCAGCAGCGGCTGTTGCTCGAAACTGCCTGGGAGGCCGTGGAAAACGCGCGCATCGTGCCGGATTCGCTGCGCGGCAGCCGCACCGGCGTGTTCGTCGGTGTCATGTACCACGACTACGCCTCGCGCCTGGCCCGGATCCCGGATGTGGTCGAGGGGTTTCTCGGCACCGGTAATTCCGGCAGCATCGCGTCGGGCAGACTCGCGTACACCCTCGGCTTGGTGGGCCCGGCGGTCACGATCGATACCGCCTGCTCGTCGTCGCTGGTGGCGCTGCACCTGGCGGGCCAGGCACTGCGTCGCTCGGAATGTTCGCTCGCCCTGGTCGGCGGCGTCACCGTAATGGCAAGCCCGGCGCCGTTCATCGATTTCAGCAGGCAGCAGGGCCTCGCATCGGATGGCCGGTGTAAGTCGTTCTCCCGCAACGCCGATGGCACGGGCTGGGCCGAGGGCGCGGGCATGCTGGTGGTCGAGCGGTTGTCCGACGCCGTCCGCAACCGTCATCCGATCCTGGCGATCGTGCGGGGTACCGCGGTGAACCAGGACGGTCGATCCAACGGCCTCACCGCACCGAACGGCCCGTCGCAGCAACGCGTCATCCGCGATGCCCTACTCGATGCCGGATTGCGTGCCGAGCAGGTCGACGCCGTCGAGGCGCACGGCACCGGAACCCGGCTCGGCGACCCCATCGAGGCACAGGCCCTGCTCGCCACCTATGGACAAAACCGCGACCAAGCCCTTCGGCTCGGCTCCATCAAATCGAATATCGGCCACACCCAGGCCGCCGCGGGTATCGCGGGTGTGATCAAAATGGTGCTGGCGATGCGGCAGGCCACCTTGCCGCGCACACTGCACGTCGACGAACCGACGCCCGAGGTCGACTGGGGCGCGGGCGCGGTCGAATTGCTGACCGAACCCGTCGCATGGCCGGAGCGCGACGGCACTCGCCGTGCCGGTGTGTCCTCGTTCGGCTTCAGCGGCACCAACGCCCACATCATCCTGGAGCAGGCGCCGAAACCGGAGGAAGCGGCCGATAGCGGCAATCCCCCGCCGATCGTGCCTTGGCTACTCTCGGCCCGGACTCCGGAGGCGTTGCGCGCCAACGCGGCTCGGCTGGCCGACGGGGTGGACGACGCCGCGATACTCGATATCGGATACTCGCTGGCGACCACGCGCGCCTCGTTCGAGGAACGCGTCGTCCTGCTGGGCCGCGACGGCGACGAGTACCGGCGGGCGCTGCTCGCATTCGCCGCGGGCGACCAACCCCCGACGGCGATCACCGGGCGAACGGCCAAAGGCGGTGTGGCCATGGTGTTCTCGGGTCAGGGCACGCAACGCCCCGGCATGGGCCGCGAACTATATGACGCCTACCCCGTATACGCCGCGGCCTTCGACGCCGCCTGCGCGGAACTGGACCCGCACCTTCCGAATCCGTTGCGCGAGGTCATATTCGGCGCCGACGCCGAGCTGCTCGACCGCACCCGGTACGCCCAGCCCGCACTGTTCGCCCTGCACGTCGCGCTGTTCCGGCTCTGGGAACATTGGGGCGTCACACCCGAGGTGCTCGCCGGGCACTCCATCGGCGAGATCGCCGCCGCGCACGTCGCGGGCGTGCTCACCCTCCGCGACGCCGCCACGCTCGTCGCGCACCGCGGCGCGCTGATGCAATCGCTGCCCGAGGGCGGCGCGATGGTCGCGGTCGACTGCGCCGAGGACGATATCCTGCCCCGGCTGAACGGATATGCGGACCGGGTCGGCATCGCGGCGGTCAACGGCCCGAATTCGCTTGTGCTGTCCGGCGAAAGCTCCGCGCTGGCCGAAATCGTCGACCGCCTCGACGGGCATCGGAGCAAATGGCTGCGCGTCTCGCACGCCTTCCATTCCCCGCTGATGGACCCGATTCTCGACCGATTCCGCACCGTCGTCGCCGGCCTGGATTTCCGCCCGCCCACCGTCCCGATTATCTCCACCGTCACCGGGACTCCGGTCGACCACCGCACCCTCGCCGACCCCGAACACTGGGTTCGCCATGCCCGCGACACCGTCCGCTTCGCCGATGCCGTCGCCGCCATCGCGTCCCGAAAACCGGCCGCGCACTTGGAGATCGGCCCCGGCAGCGCGCTCACCCCTCATCTGCCCACCGGAGCCGTCGCGAGCCTGCGGGCCGGACATCCGGAACCTCGCGCGATCGCCACCGCCCTCGCTCAGCTCGTCGTCCGCGGGCCGAACCCGAACTGGGACAACTACTTCGCGGACAGCGGCGCACATCAGGTGGCGCTCCCGACCTATGCCTTCCAACACTCGCGCTACTGGCTCGAATCGGCAGCGGCCGCAGACGATTCGGCCCACCCGCTGCTCGATACGGTCATCGCCCTCGCCGACGGCGATCGCGTGCTGCTCACCGGCACGCTCTCCCCGGCGGCGAATCCGTGGCTGGCCGATCACACCGTGCACGGCGAAATACTCCTACCCGGCGCCGCATTCGTGGAATTCGCCTTGTACGCCGGGCAGCACGTGAATCATCCGCGACTGGCCGAACTCACCCTCGGCGCTCCGCTCGTCCTTCCCGGTGATGCCGCTGTCCAACTCCAGATCCTGGTGGGCGCACCGGATTCCGGGCGAGCGGTCACCGTATTCGCTCGCGCCGCCGCGGACGAACCGTGGACCGAATACGCGCGGGGGCGGCTCACCGCCGAGGTCGCACCGCCCGTCGGCGGGCTCACCGCATGGCCGCCCGCGGGTGCGACACCGCTGAATACCGATGCGCTGTACGGCGATCGGCCCGAACTGCGGTACGGCCCCGCGTTCCAGGGTGTGCGCCGGGCGTGGCGGTGCGACGGCGAGGTATTCGCCGAGATCGAGCTCGACGAGGCACAGCATCCGGACGCCGACCGCTTCGCGGTACATCCGGCGCTGCTGGACGCCGCATTGCACCCCATCGGGCTCGCCGGATTCCTGGATGACGCCGACACACCCGTCGTGCCGTTCTCCTGGAGCGGGCTGGCGTTGCACGCCGTCAACGCCCGGCGCCTGCGGGTGCGCATCACGCCCGCCGGACGGGACGCGGTATCGCTGCTGCTCGCCGACGACACGGGCCGACCGGTGCTCGACGTCGCCCGGCTCGTGCTGCGACCGCTGCCGCGCCCCAGCGCGACCGGCAGGCTGAATCGCTCGCTGTTCCGGACCTCCTGGGTGGCGCTGCCGCCCGCCGAAGCCACCGCGGAACCGGACCTGACCTTCCTGCCGTTCGAACCGACCGAGGACGCTGAAGCAGCTGCGGCACACGCACTCTCGATACTGCAGGACTGGCTGCGCGGCCCGGCCGCCCGCCTCGCGCTGGTCACCACCGGCTCCCGGCTACTCGACGACGATCGGCCGACCGAGGCGCCCGCGGCCCTGGCCAATGCGGCGGTATGGGGTTTGGCGAGGTCGGCACAGTCCGAACACCCCGAACGGTTCGTGCTGGTGGATGTCGACGACCTCGACTCGCCGTGGCAAGAGCCGGTCACCGCCGCCGTCGCCGCGGGGGAAAACCAGATCGCGGTCCGGCACGGGGAGGTGTTCGCGCCCCGGCTCGTGCGGGCGGCGCCGGACACCACCGCAGGCCCGGATTGGACGACCGGCACGGTGCTGATCACTGGAGCGACGGGCGCACTCGGCGGTCTGGTGGCCCGGCACCTCGTGCGCGAGCACGGCGTGCGCGACCTCTTATTGCTGGCCCGCCGCCCGATTCCGACCGAATTGCGCTCGGAGTTGACCGCCGCCGGAGCCCAGGTGGCGTCGGCGATCTGTGATCTGACCGATCGCGAAGAACTCGCCGCCGTCCTGCACGGCCGCGACCTCGCCGCGGTCGTCCACTGCGCGGGCGTCGTCGACGACGCGGTGCTCACCAATCAGACACCCGAACACCTGCGTCGCACGTTCGCGCCGAAGGCCACCGCGGCATCGCTACTGCGCGAACTCACCCGCGACCACGACACCCCCCTCTTCCTCTTCTCCTCCGCCGCGGCAACACTCGGCTCACCCGGCCAAGCCAACTACGCCGCCGCCAACGCCTACCTCGACACCCTCGCCCACCACCACCCCAACACCACCAGCATCGCCTGGGGCCTCTGGCACACCGGTATGGCGAACTCCGCCGCCGCGCGCCGGGGCATGCGGCCGCTGACCGAGGCGGAGGGCCTGCGCCTGTTCGACGCCGCCCTGACCGTCGATGCCCGCGTCGTCGTCCCGATGCATCTGGACCCGCACGCGGTCGCCGCCGCCATGGGATCCGTGCCTCCGCTGCTGCGTGCGCTCGTGCCCGCCGCGCCACGCAGAGCCGTTGCGGGCGTTGCGGATTCGTTGGCCGAGCGGCTTCGCCGGATGTCCCCGGCCGATCGCGACGGCGCCCTGCTCACCCTCGTCCGAGAGCGGGCCGCCGCCGTGCTCGGCCATGCCGACCCGACCGCGATCGCTCCCGAGCGCGCCTTCCACGACCTCGGTTTCGACTCGCTCACCGCCGTCGAGTTCCGCAACGGCGTGAACGCGGCGACCGGGCTCGAACTTCCGGCCACGCTCGTCTTCGATCATCCGAATGCGGCCGCGCTCGTGACATATCTGCGCGGGGAACTGTCCGGCACGGCCACGATCGACGCCGCACCGGCGATTTCCGTTGCGTCCCAGGATGATCCGATCGTCATCGTCGGGATGGGCTGCCGATATCCGGGCGGTATCGGCAATCCCGATGACATGTGGCGCCTGCTGGTCTCCGGTCGGGACGCCATCACCGCGTTCCCCACCGATCGCGGATGGGACGCGGCGCGGATCTACGGTCCGGACACACCGGGCGGATCCATCACCCACGAGGGCGGATTCCTGTATGAGGCAGCCGAATTCGATGCGACGCTGTTCGGGATCTCGCCGCGCGAGGCGCTCGCGACGGACCCACAGCAGCGACTGTTGCTCGAAACCGCCTGGGAAACCTTCGAATACGCGGGCATCGACCCGAAATCAGTGCGCGGTAGCAAGACCGGCGTCTTCACCGGCGTCATGTACAACGACTACGCCGCCCGTTTCGACCGGGCGCCCGAGGAGGTCGCCGGATATCTGGGCAACGGCAGCGCGGGCAGCATCGCCTCGGGACGCATCTCTTACACCTATGGACTCGAGGGTCCGGCGGTCACCATCGATACCGCCTGCTCGTCCTCGCTCGTCGCGGTACACCTAGCTGCCCAGGCGCTGCGCAACGGCGAATGCACCATGGCGCTGGCCGGTGGTGTGACCGTGATGGCCACTCCCACGACATTCACCGAATTCAGTCGGCAGGGCGGGCTTTCACCCGATGGACGCTGTAAAGCGTTCTCCGCCGACGCCGACGGCACGGGTTGGGGCGAAGGCGTCGGACTGCTGCTGCTGGAACGACTTTCGGACGCGCGCCGCAACGGCCACCCTGTGCTGGCGGTCGTGCGTGGCTCGGCCGTCAACCAGGACGGTGCGTCCAATGGGCTCACCGCACCCAACGGCCCTGCGCAGCAACGGGTTATCCGGCAGGCCCTCGCCAACGCCGGTTTACGCGCGTCCGAGGTGGACGCGGTCGAAGCACACGGCACCGGAACACGACTCGGCGACCCCATCGAAGCCCAAGCACTACTGGCCACCTACGGACAAAACCGCGACGAACCCCTCTGGCTCGGCTCGATCAAATCCAACATCGGCCACACCCAAGCCGCCGCAGGCGCCGCAGGCATCATCAAAATGATCATGGCCATGCGGCACGGTGAATTGCCACGGACCCTGCACATCGACCAACCCACCACCCAAGTCGACTGGAACACAGGCAAAGTCGAACTACTCGCCCAAAACCAGTCATGGCCCGACCACAACAGACCACGCCGCGCAGCCATATCCTCCTTCGGCATCAGCGGCACCAACGCACACATCATCCTCGAACAAGCACCCACCGAACCCGTCGCGCCGCGCCCCGATGACGCCCCCGCCACGCCTTGGTTGCTATCCGCACATTCGCCAACGGCGTTGCGCGCCCAGGCGGCCCGCCTGGCCGATGCACTCGACGACAAGGCGCTCGTGGACGTCGCCTACTCCTTGGCCGTAGGCCGGGCCGGACTCGACGAACGCGCGGTGGTGATCACCGGCGATCCGACCCGGCGCACGCAGGCCCTCCTCGCACTCGCCCGGGGCGGCGCACATCCGGACGTCATCGTCGGCCGAGCCTCCCGCGGCGGAATCGCGATGGTGTTCTCCGGACAAGGCACCCAGCGCCCCGGCATGGGCCGCGAACTCTACAACACCTACCCGGCCTACTCCGAAGCATTCGACGCCGCCTGCGCGGCACTCGACCCGCACCTGCCGAAACCGTTGCAAGAGATCGTCTTCGGCGAAAACACCGAACTACTCGACCAAACCCTATACGCCCAACCCGCCCTATTCGCCACGCAGACCGCCCTCTACCGGCTCTGGGAATCCTGGGGCATCACCCCCGCCATCGTCACCGGACACTCCATCGGCGAAATCACCGCCGCTCACATCACCGGCGTTCTCACCCTCACCGACGCCGCCACCCTCATCGCCACCCGCGGCCGGTTGATGCAGTCATTGCCCGAAGGCGGGGCGATGGTTGCCGTCGAGGTATCCGAACACGAGATCCGCCCCGCGCTCGAAGGATTCGAGGACACCGTAGGCATCGCCGCCGTCAATGGACCGAATTCCCTTGTGCTGTCCGGTGATCGCGACGCACTCACCGGCATCGTCGAACGCCTCGACGGGCATCGGAGCAAATGGCTACGGGTCTCCCATGCCTTCCACTCACCGCTGATGGACCCCGTCCTCGACGAATTCCGCGAGGTCGTCGCGAGCCTGTCGTTCGCGCCACCGGTCCTCCCGATGGTCTCCACCGTCACCGGCGACCGAGTCGACGACACCACCCTCGCCGACCCCGACCACTGGATCCGCCACGCCCGCAACACCGTTCGCTTCGCCGACGCGATCGCACACATCACCGCCGATACCTATCTGGAGATCGGCCCCACCTCCGCCCTGGCGCACCATCTGCCCGCCGGAGCCGTCGCCGGTTTGCGCGCCGATCGGCCCGAGGTCCACATCCTTACCACCGCCCTCGCCCACCTCGTCGTCGGCGGCGCGAATCCCAACTGGCACAACTACTTCGCGGGCTCCGGCGCACGCATCACCTCCCTGCCGACCTACCCGTTCCAACGTCAGCGCTACTGGCTCGACCATCGCGCATCCGGTCCGGCGGATCTCGCGGCGGCCGGTGTCGACGGGTCCGGGCATGCCCTGTTGACCGCGCTGATCGCCGATCCGGAGTCGGATGCGCTGATGTGCTGCGGCCGCATCGGTCTCGATACCCATCCGTGGCTCGCGGACCACGGGGTCGGGGACCGGATCGTGCTACCCGGCGCCGCGCAGGTGGATCTCGTACTGCACGCGGGCCTCGAATGCGGCGTCGGCGAACTCGACGACCTCGTCATGGAGGCGCCGCTCGTACTCGCGGCCGATGCGGCGCTGGACATCCGGGTGACGGTCGAGCCGCCCGACTCCGCGGGCCGCAGGACCGCCCGCGTGCACAGCCGCGAATCCGGCACGGACGACACCTGGACCCGGCACGCCACCGCGGTGCTCACCGAACCGGGCACACCGCCGACCACCGAGGCCGCGCAGCCGTGGCCGCCACGGGACGCCCAGGCCGTGGACCTCGACGCGATCTACGATCGGTTGGCGGACAACGGTTTACACTACGGTCCCGCATTCCGCGGTCTGCGCGCCGCATGGCGCACCGCGGACGAGGTATTCGCCGAGGTGGCCCTGCCGGAGGGGATCGACGTGACCGGACACGTCATCCATCCCGCGCTCCTGGACTCGGCCCTGCACGCCATCGGGCTCGGTGACTTCGTCGCGGCCGCGGATTCCGGTCCGAGCCTGCCCTTCGCCTGGCGCGGTGTCCGCATCACGTCCTCCGGCGCCACCGCACTGCGCGCGCGGCTCCGTTCGGCCGGCAACGATGCTGTGGCACTTGACCTTTCCGATACCGACGGCCGCGACATCGGCGGCGTGACGACATTGGCCCTGCGCCGGTCGACCATCGAACGCGGCGATACCCCGCGGGCGCTGCTCGGAGTGCGCTGGCAGGAGTTGCCCGCGAAACAGGTCGCGCCCCCGTCGTGGTGGGCAGTTCTCGAGGGTTCCTGGCTGACCTCGACGTTGCGCGACAGCGGCGCTCGCGTGGAGTCATATCCCGACCTAGTCGAATTGGCCTCGGCAGCAACGACTTCCGGCGCGACCCCCGACGCGGTATTCCTCGCACCTATCGAACCCGACGGCGATCTGCCCACGGCCACCACCCAATTGGCCGCGCACGTCCTCGCGCTGCTGCAATCCTGGCTGGCCGATTCGCGCTTCTCGGCGAGTCGCCTCGTCGTGGTGACCCGGGACGCGACCACGAATCCGCCGATGGCCGCGCTGACCGGCCTGCTGCGTGCGGCCCAGGCCGAGCACCCCGGCCGGATCACCACGATCGATATCGCCTCCGGCGCGAATCGTCCCGATTGGCGACCGCTGGCCGCGGCGCTCGCATCCGGCGAGCCCGAAACAGTCATCCGCGACGGTGGCGTGCACGCGCCCCGGCTCACTCGGCTCACCGGATCCGCCGCACCCGGTGTGGATTTGAGCGGCGGTACCGTTCTGGTCACCGGCGCGTCCGGCGCGCTCGGGCACTTGCTCACCCGGCATCTCGTCACCGCGCACGGTGTCCGCGACCTGCTGCTGGTCAGCCGACGCGGTGAAATGGCGGCTCTGCGTGCGGAATTGACGGCCGCGGGCGCACATGTCGAAGTGGTCGCCTGCGATGTCGCCGAGCGGGACCAGGTCGCGACGCTGCTCGCGAATCGCCCGGTGCACGCGGTGGTGCACGCCGCGGGTGTGCTCGAAGACGGCGTGGTCGGATCGCTGACCGCCGAACAACTCGCCCGAGTACTGCGCCCGAAGGTCGACGCCGCGTGGCACCTGCACGAATTATCCAGGGACACCACGGCATTCGTGCTCTTCTCATCCGTGGCTGGGATCCTCGGCTCGGCAGGCCAGGCCGCGTATGCGGCGGGTAACGCCTTCCTCGACGCGCTCGCCGCGCACCGCGCCGCGAACGGTCTTCCGGCGGTCTCGCTGGCGTGGGGCCCGTGGGATATCGAGGACGGCATGGCGGCCGAACGCCGCAGGCTCGTCCGCGGCGGGCTGGTACCGATGCGGACCGAGGAGGGTCTCGCGCTGTTCGACGCCGCACTGCACCGGCCGGAAGCACTGCTCGTACCGGTGCACGCGGATATCGCCGCGCTCCGGGCCGCGGCCGCCCGTGAGCCGCTGCCACCGATCTGGCGCGGCCTGGTCCCCTCCCCCAGAGCCGACGTTCGTGCGCTGCCGCAGCCGGATCCGTCGGCGCGACTGGCCGAATTGTCCACTGCGGAACGCGAATCGGCGCTGCCGGAGCTGGTCCGTCGCGAGGTCGCCTTCGTACTCGGTCACGCCTCGCCCGACGAACTGGATGCCGGACGGGCATTCACCGAACTCGGCTTCGACTCGCTGACCGCCGTCGATCTGCGAAACCGGCTGGAAGCGGCGACCGGACTGCGACTGCCCGCGAGCCTGGTGTTCGACTACCCGACGCCGCCCGCGCTGATCCGCTACCTGTCCGACGAACTGGCGCGGACGGCGCCGTCCCCGGCGGTCGACGACCCGCTCGGCGCCCTGTTCCGCGTCGCGTGTGTCGAGGATCGAATCGATGCGGGTATGGAACTGGCGCGCGTCGCGGCTCGCCTGCGCCCGGTATTCCACGATCCGGACGAACTGGACCGGTGGCCGCATCCGGTGCCGCTGGCGCGCGGACCGCGGCTGCCACGGTTGATCTGCTTCCCCGCGGTGGTGGCCATGTCCGGAGCGCACCAATACGCGCGGTTCGCCGCGACGCTGCGCGAGCGCCGCGACACCGTGGTACTGCCCGAGCCGGGATTCGGTGCCGGAGAACGGCTTCCGGGCAGCGTGGCCGCCCTCGCCGAGGCGCAGGCGCGGGCGGTGCTCGAACATGCGGCGGGCGAGCCGTACGCGCTGCTCGGCTACTCGTCGGGCGGCTGGATCGCCCACGAGGTGGCCGCCCGCCTGGCGCGGACCGATGCGCCGCCGTCCGCCGTCGTCCTCGTCGACACCTATCTGCCCATGGAGATGAATCCCAGGCTCAGCCGGGCCTTCACGCACGGATTGTTCGCGCGGCGCAGCGATTTGGTCTCGATGGACCATGTGTCGCTGACCGCGATGGGCGGCTACTTCGAGGTGTTCGGGACCTGGGAACCGCAGCGCATCGACGTCCCGACGCTGTTTCTGCGCGCCGCCGACGCATTGCCCGATACCGACGGAACGCCGCTGGCCGACGCCGACTGGGGCCCGTCCTGGAAGCTCTGCGACGCCGACCTCGCGGTCGCGGGCGACCACTTCACGATCGTGGGAGAGCACGCCGAAGACGCTGCGCGAGCGG